The nucleotide sequence CCAGAAAGGGCAGCAGATTGTCCACCACCAGGTAGAACCCGAGCACAAAGCGGGCGGGAATGGAAAAGGTGGTCATGATGAAAGGGAAGAGAAAGACGAATGTCTTGACCCTGTTGCGGGGGAACCACAGGAAATAAAGTCCGAGCACCCCCGAGATCGCTCCGGAGGCCCCTACGAGGGGAATCTGGGAGCCGGGCACGAAGAGGGCGAAGAAGAGGGTGGCGGCCACCCCGCAGCCGAGATAGGCCAAGAGGTAGCCAAGTCGGCCCATGCGGTGTTCGACGTTGTCGCCGAAGATCCACAAAAAGAGCATGTTCCCCGCCAGGTGCATCCAGCCGCCATGGAGGAAGATCGAGGAGAAGAGGGTGAGGAGGGACGACTCGGCGGGGCGGTATCCGAAGCGGAAGACGAACAGGTCGTAAGCGGAGACCTGCTCGAGCAGGGTCTCGGCGGAAAATGCCCCCCGGGCGCCGAGGGCGCGCAGGTAGTCGAGCAGCAGGGGGTCGTTCAGGTCTGGCTGGGAGGCCGTCAGGGGGAGGGAGAGGAGGAGAAAGACGGCGACGTTGGCGCCGATCAGCAGGTAGTTGACAATGGGAGTCCCCCGCGGGTTGGGGGTGTCGCCGATGGGCAGGAACATGGGATTGCCTCACGCTGGGCCGGAGAATCTCCGGAAGGGGCCAAAGAGCCATATCTTAGCACAGCACCATGAGGTTGCACCCTTGCTTTTTCGGCCCCGCCCCGCTATGCTCCCCGCCACGGAGGAGTCCCTTGAACATCCTGTACGCCCTCGACCTCATCGGCACCGCCGCCTTCGCCGCCTCGGGCGCCTGGGCCGGCATCCGCCGCCGCATGGACCTCTTCGGGGTGCTGGTCCTGGGGATGGTCACCGCCACCGGCGGCGGCACCCTGCGCGACATCCTGCTCGGGGACACCCCCCCTTTCTGCCTCAAGGACGAGACCTACCTCTACCTCTCCCTGGCCGTCTCCCTGGCGATCTTTTTCTTCAACCGCAGACTCGACTCCCTGCGCCACCCGCTCCTTTACTTCGACGCGGTGGGGCTGGGAACCTTCGTGGTGATCGGCACCGGCAAGGCCCTCGAATTCCAGATGGGGGCCCTCGGCGCTGTGATGATGGGGGTCATGACCGCCACGGCCGGCGGGGTGATACGCGACGTCCTCTCCAACCAGGTCCCCCTCATCCTGCGCAGGGAGGTCTACGCCTCGGCCTGCCTGGCCGGGGGCGTATTGCTGGTTCTGCTGCACAGCAGCCCCCTCCCCGCCCCCATGGCGGCCCTGGTCGCCGCCCTGGCCGTCATCGCCCTGCGCCTGCTGGCCATCCGCCACGACTGGGCCCTGCCCCGGGCCAAGGACTGACGGGGGAGCGCCTTGCATTTTTTCCCGGAGCTTTTACCATTAAAGTTCCGATGCTCTTCATTTTGCTTTGCCCCCTTCCAGGGAGGATTGAATCAATGTATTCCGTCAGACTGGCCGGCACTGAAAAAAACTACCGGGTGGGAAAGATCGTCTGCCTGGCGCGCAACTACAGCGAGCACATCAAGGAACTCGGCAACGAGGTTCCGGACAAGCCGGTTCTCTTCATCAAGCCCTCCAGCAGCATCATCGGCCACCGGGAGTCTGTGGTCATCCCGTCCTACTCCGGCGATTGCCACCACGAGGTGGAACTGGCCGTCCTCATCGGCAAGTGGGGCAAGAACATCTCCGAGCAGAAGGCCCTCTCCCACGTGGCCGGCTACGGCGTGGCCATCGACATGACCCTGCGCGACGTGCAGAACACCCTGAAGGAAAAGGGGCTGCCCTGGGAGGTCGCCAAGGGGTTCGACACCGCCTGCCCCCTCTCCGAATTCATTTCCGCCGACCAGGTGCCCGACCCCCACGACCTGCACATCAGCCTGCAGGTCAACGGCGAGACCCGCCAGGACTCCTCCACGGCCTGCATGATGCGCCGCATCCCCGCCATCATCCGGGACGTCTCGGAGATCTTCACCCTGGAGGAAGGGGACATCATCCTCACCGGGACCCCCGCCGGGGTCGGCCCCGTGGTCTGCGGGGACAAGATGCGGGCCGAGATCGAAAAGGTGGGATCCCTCGAGGTCGCGGTGCAATGAGCCGAAGGGTTGTCCTTATCGGGCCGGGACGGCTGGGCCAGGCCGTGGGCAAGCTGCTGGTCGATGCCGGGTACGAGCTCCGCGCCCTCGTCAGCCGGGACCCCGGGAGGGCGGTGGCCGCGGCCCGCTTCGCCGGCTGCCGGAAAGCCGCCACAACCGACCTGTCCAAGGCCCGGGAGGGGGACCTGGTCCTGCTCGCCCTGCCCGACGACCACCTGGAGGAGATGGCCGCCGCCCTGCGCCGGGAAGGACATCTCCACCCCGATGCGATCCTGGTCCACTTCAGCGGCATCCACCCGGCCGCCATCCTGCTTCAGGGCGACAAGCCCCCCCGCCAGGCCCTCTCCATTCACCCCCTGCAGAGCTTCGCCGACTCCGTGATGGGAGTCCGCAACCTGCCGGGGAGCCCTTTCGCTGTCGAAGGGGCCGAAGAACTGCTGCCCCTGGCCGAGAAGCTGGTGGAGGACCTGGGCGGCACCCCCTTCCGCATCGCCGGCGACCAGAAGGCCCTTTACCATGCCGCCGCCTGCGTGGCGTCCAACTACCTGGTAACCCTGACCGCCGCCGCCGGCCAGATCCTCGCCGCCTGCGGCTTCGGGCAGGACGAGGCGGTCCGGCTGCTGTCCCCCCTGTTGAGGGGAACCGGGAAAAACCTGGCGGCCCTCGGGCCCGAGGCGGCCCTGACCGGCCCCATCGCCCGCGGCGACGTGCAGACCGTGACCAGGCACGGCCAGGCCATCGCCGCCCTGCCGCCGGACCTGAGGGAGATTTACAGTGTCATGGGGCGCAAAACGGTTGAGTTGGCAAAGCGAAAGGGGACTCTGGACGAAGCGACGGGGAAAGAGATCCTGGAGATCCTGAGCACCATTGAAAGGGGCTGAGCGGCTCTCAGCTCTCCGCTCTCAGTTCGGCGGCACGGCGCAGGCGGTTGGTCAGCAGGTGGGCCTGGCGGGTCGGCTCGGGCATGCGGTAGCGGGTTGTGCAGGCGAGGGTCAGTTCGGCGGCGGCGGCCGGATCGGTCAGGTGGCCGGGAGAAACGTACAGGGGACGAACCCCGTCCCGGGTGCGCAGCACGTACCCCACAAGCTCCCCGGCCAGGGTCAGGGGGGGCGCGCTCCCCCTTGGCGAGACCCGGGTCGCGGTGCTCGCCGCAGAGGCGGCTCTTGGCGCATCCCACGGTCGGCAGCCCGAGCCACAGCCCGAGGTGACTGGCGAGCCCCAGGCGGCGCGGGTGAGCGATCCCCTGGCCGTCCACCAGCACCGCGTCGGGCCGGGTTTTCAGGCGACGAAAGGCCTCGAGGGTCACGGGGAGTTCCCGAAAGGAGAGGAGCCCGGGGACATAGGGGAAGGTCGTCCGGCCGCAGGCATGGACCTCCTCGACCACCTCCAGACCGGGCAGGGAAAGGACGACGACCGCCGCGAAGAACTCCTCGCCGTGCATCCGGTAGGAGACGTCGGCCCCCGCCACCCGCCTCACCTCCGGGGGAAGCCCGCTCGCCAGGGAGACCCGCCCGGCCAGCTCCCGTTGCAGCTCGGCCGCCTGCCGGCAGTTCAGATCCCAGTCGTGCAACCGCGGGAAATCCATCCCCCCCTCCCCCTCCGGCAGGACTCAGTCCGTAGGATTCACCACGTTTCGGGGAGCACCTTCCTGGAAGGCCTTGACGTTGGCCGCCACCTCGGCCATCAGGCGCTGCCGGGAAGCCTTCGTCGCCCAGGCCTGGTGGGGGGTGATGAAGCAGTTTGTAAGGGCCAACAGGGGGTTTTCTCTCGGCGGCGGCTCCTGGCTCAACACGTCGAGACCAGCCCCGGCCAGCCGCCCCGCCTTGAGAGCCTCGGCCAGGTCCGCCTCGTCGATCAGGGGGCCGCGCCCGGTGTTGATCAGAAAAGCGCTCTTTTTCATCAGGGCGATCCGCTCGCTGTCGATCATCCTCTCGGTCTGGGGCGTCAGCGGACAATGAAGGGAGACGACGTCGCTGGTCCCCAGCAGCTCCTCCAGGGGCACAAAACGAACCTCCTCCCCAAGGCCGGCGTCCCGGCGCTTCTCCGGATGGGAAGTATGTACCAGCACCGTCATGCCGAAGGAAGAGGCGATCCGGGCCACCCTCTGGCCGATCCGGCCGAAACCGACGATCCCCATGGTCAGCCCGCTCAGCTCAACCAGGGGCCGATCCCAGAAGGAAAAATCCTCCGCTTCACACCAGTGGCCCAAGCGGACCAGGTGACCATGGTGAGCGACGTGCTGAGCCAGTTCGAGAAGGAGGGCGAAGACCGTTTGGGCCACAGAGGGGGTGCTGTAGCCGGGGACGTTTGTGACCGGGATGCCCCGCTGGCGGGCGGCCTCGACATCCACCACGTTGACCCCCGTGGCGAGAACCCCGATGTACTTGAGATCGGGCAGCTCGAGGATCAGCTCCCGATCGAGGATCACCTTGTTGGTCAGGAGCATCTGCGCCCCATTGGCCCTTTCCCGCACCTGGTTCGGGGCGGTGCGGGGATATACGGTCAGACGGCCCAACTCCTCCAGGCTTTCCCAGCTCAAGTCCCCCGGGTTGAGGGTATGGCCGTCGAGCACGACGATTTCCATGGTTTTCTCCCTAGTAGTCTTCGAAACTATAATCGGCAACAGGCGTCAACACAGGATCACCGGAAACTCAAGCTTCCAGGCTGACCCGGTTGCGCCCTTCCTGCTTGGACCGATACATGGCGGCATCGGCCCTCTGCAGCAGGTCATCGACGCTGTCCCCCGGGCGAATCGCAGCGACCCCGAAGCAGGCGGTAACGGTCCCGTCCGCTTCGGCGCAAGTTCCCCCGGCGACTCCCTGGCGCAGCAAATCAGCGGTGCACAGCGCCGACGGGGCCTCGGTTTCAGGGAGCAGGACGACGAACTCCTCGCCGCCGTAGCGGCCGACCAGGTCGGTCCTGCGCACCCCGGACCGCAGTTGCCCCGCGAACCAGCGCAGGGCCCTGTCCCCGGCGAGATGCCCCTGAACGTCGTTGATCCGCTTGAAATGGTCGATGTCGGCGAAAATCACCGAAAAGGCCGTTCCGTAGCGATCATAGCGCTCCTTCTCCCTCTGCAGGGCCTCGAGAAGGGCGCGGCGGTTGGCGACCTGGGTCAGCGGGTCGATGCGCAGCATCTTCTGCAGGCTGTCGTTGAGCTCCTCCACCTGCAAAGTGGCCGTGGCGTCAGAGAAGATCTCCACGGCCCCGGCAATCACTCCGGCCCCGTCCCGAATCGGCGCCACCTTGACGGCCACCGGCACGCGGTGACCCTCCTTGTGGCGGAGAAAGACCCGCTTCTCGACGCCCCGGCCGCTCTCCAGGCAGTCAGTCAGAGGACAGCTGCTCTTGCAGAGGTGGAGGTTCCGTCCGTCGACATGGTCGAGAATGTTGTGGAAACATTGCTTGTGAAGGATTTCCCCGACGCTGTAACCACTAATTTTTTCGGCCGCCCGGTTCCAGTAAAGGAGTCTACGTTCTGTATCGACGTAGTAAACCCCCTCGGCGAGGTTATCGAGCATCTGCTTGAATAAATCCGGAGCCAATTCAGCCATCGCCCGCCTTTCCGGAGACAATGCCCTTCCGTTCCTGAAAACCGCGCCGGAAACATCGGAAAGGCACAGGTCAACCATCGGTTCACATGCGCTATGGAATTATCACGTTTTGCGCCGCCAGGGAATCAAAAAGCGGCCGCCTCCCCTCATTCTCCTTGAACTCGGCCGTTTGATATTGCTATATTTCCCGCGTGGCAAACCACTCGAAAGGGTGGGGCGCAAAGCCTCTGGCCTAAATCCCCGAAAAGGGACATGGCAGCAGGGTTGCGATCTCTCCTCAGTCCCCTTCCATGCATCGTGCAACCCGGCAGCCCTGCATTCTTTTACGCTCTTCTCCCTTCCGGCCCCCCCTTGTGAAAGAGGTCGGTCAAACCAGGGGCAATCGGGCGATCAATTACCGGCGGACACGGCACGGTCAGAGGTGTTCATGAACGCCCGACGGGGCGCAACAACAACGATTCAGAGATGACCATACTTTTCAAGCGAGGTGGGCTTACATGAACGTGCGGGATTACGTTATTTTTTCCATTGTCGGGAGTACCTGCCTGGTGGTCGTCCTAGTTTTGACCGCCCTTTTCGAACGCTACATTCTGCAGACAAGCCTCAACAAGA is from Desulfuromonas sp. and encodes:
- a CDS encoding rhomboid family intramembrane serine protease, encoding MFLPIGDTPNPRGTPIVNYLLIGANVAVFLLLSLPLTASQPDLNDPLLLDYLRALGARGAFSAETLLEQVSAYDLFVFRFGYRPAESSLLTLFSSIFLHGGWMHLAGNMLFLWIFGDNVEHRMGRLGYLLAYLGCGVAATLFFALFVPGSQIPLVGASGAISGVLGLYFLWFPRNRVKTFVFLFPFIMTTFSIPARFVLGFYLVVDNLLPFLASGGGAMSGVAHGAHIGGFLGGLGLAYGMDRLPGRSGQVRSPRLRVVKRAPRPAPPPETGEVGLPRRIAERLRSGDRAGAAALYLELGGREGRSRVGSGDLLAIGDFLLASGEYDLALSLFRRYAAERQADPAVDRAYLGAGKALMHKPRCVTSSYQYFLSALDAARTREVAEEARMHLRAIERLGETD
- a CDS encoding trimeric intracellular cation channel family protein, which translates into the protein MNILYALDLIGTAAFAASGAWAGIRRRMDLFGVLVLGMVTATGGGTLRDILLGDTPPFCLKDETYLYLSLAVSLAIFFFNRRLDSLRHPLLYFDAVGLGTFVVIGTGKALEFQMGALGAVMMGVMTATAGGVIRDVLSNQVPLILRREVYASACLAGGVLLVLLHSSPLPAPMAALVAALAVIALRLLAIRHDWALPRAKD
- a CDS encoding fumarylacetoacetate hydrolase family protein, with the translated sequence MYSVRLAGTEKNYRVGKIVCLARNYSEHIKELGNEVPDKPVLFIKPSSSIIGHRESVVIPSYSGDCHHEVELAVLIGKWGKNISEQKALSHVAGYGVAIDMTLRDVQNTLKEKGLPWEVAKGFDTACPLSEFISADQVPDPHDLHISLQVNGETRQDSSTACMMRRIPAIIRDVSEIFTLEEGDIILTGTPAGVGPVVCGDKMRAEIEKVGSLEVAVQ
- a CDS encoding Rossmann-like and DUF2520 domain-containing protein, which produces MSRRVVLIGPGRLGQAVGKLLVDAGYELRALVSRDPGRAVAAARFAGCRKAATTDLSKAREGDLVLLALPDDHLEEMAAALRREGHLHPDAILVHFSGIHPAAILLQGDKPPRQALSIHPLQSFADSVMGVRNLPGSPFAVEGAEELLPLAEKLVEDLGGTPFRIAGDQKALYHAAACVASNYLVTLTAAAGQILAACGFGQDEAVRLLSPLLRGTGKNLAALGPEAALTGPIARGDVQTVTRHGQAIAALPPDLREIYSVMGRKTVELAKRKGTLDEATGKEILEILSTIERG
- a CDS encoding D-2-hydroxyacid dehydrogenase; its protein translation is MEIVVLDGHTLNPGDLSWESLEELGRLTVYPRTAPNQVRERANGAQMLLTNKVILDRELILELPDLKYIGVLATGVNVVDVEAARQRGIPVTNVPGYSTPSVAQTVFALLLELAQHVAHHGHLVRLGHWCEAEDFSFWDRPLVELSGLTMGIVGFGRIGQRVARIASSFGMTVLVHTSHPEKRRDAGLGEEVRFVPLEELLGTSDVVSLHCPLTPQTERMIDSERIALMKKSAFLINTGRGPLIDEADLAEALKAGRLAGAGLDVLSQEPPPRENPLLALTNCFITPHQAWATKASRQRLMAEVAANVKAFQEGAPRNVVNPTD
- a CDS encoding sensor domain-containing diguanylate cyclase, with the translated sequence MAELAPDLFKQMLDNLAEGVYYVDTERRLLYWNRAAEKISGYSVGEILHKQCFHNILDHVDGRNLHLCKSSCPLTDCLESGRGVEKRVFLRHKEGHRVPVAVKVAPIRDGAGVIAGAVEIFSDATATLQVEELNDSLQKMLRIDPLTQVANRRALLEALQREKERYDRYGTAFSVIFADIDHFKRINDVQGHLAGDRALRWFAGQLRSGVRRTDLVGRYGGEEFVVLLPETEAPSALCTADLLRQGVAGGTCAEADGTVTACFGVAAIRPGDSVDDLLQRADAAMYRSKQEGRNRVSLEA